One part of the Aspergillus luchuensis IFO 4308 DNA, chromosome 5, nearly complete sequence genome encodes these proteins:
- a CDS encoding kynurenine--oxoglutarate transaminase (BUSCO:EOG09262DKA;~COG:E;~EggNog:ENOG410PVV7;~InterPro:IPR004839,IPR015424,IPR015421,IPR015422;~PFAM:PF00155;~SMCOG1019:aminotransferase;~antiSMASH:Cluster_5.17;~go_function: GO:0003824 - catalytic activity [Evidence IEA];~go_function: GO:0030170 - pyridoxal phosphate binding [Evidence IEA];~go_process: GO:0009058 - biosynthetic process [Evidence IEA]), producing MFSGHRAAIFSTRAIKFQPSPAVFLRPSSTPTLPRQSLFRAMSATTARPDPFKPAARVAGQRQDVWSIVNEAAAASPVQPIVNMGQGFFGYNPPKFALDAAKEALDRVDCNQYSPTKGRPRLKKAIADAYSPSFGRALNPDTEVTITTGANEGMLSAFMGFIEPGDEVIIFEPFFDQYISNIEMPGGKIRYVPLHPPKDGATRTSPASEWTIDFEELENTINDKTKMIVLNSPHNPVGKVFSRAELERIGEICVKHNLIILSDEVYDRLYYVPFTRIATLSPELYERTLTVGSAGKAFYATGWRVGYLIGPEHLIKYVAGAHTRICYSSVSPLQEAAAVAFEQADKVGFWDESRAEMKKKMERFCEVFDELKIPYSDPEGGYFVLANMSSVKLPEDYPFPPHVASRPRDFKLCWFLIHEVGVAAIPPTEFYTDANAHIAEDYLRFAVCKNDDVLETAKERLRGLKKYIA from the exons ATGTTCTCTGGCCACCGCGCTGCTATTTTCTCTACCAGAGCCATCAAGTTTCAGCCCTCACCGGCCGTTTTTCTGCGCCCCTCATCGACTCCCACACTACCCCGCCAGTCTCTCTTCCGAGCGATGTCGGCCACCACGGCTCGTCCCGACCCTTTCAAACCGGCCGCCAGAGTCGCTGGCCAGAGACAGGATGTCTG GTCCATTGTCAATGAGGCCGCCGCTGCCTCCCCCGTCCAGCCCATCGTGAACATGGGACAGGGTTTCTT TGGCTATAACCCTCCCAAGTTCGCCCTGGATGCCGCCAAGGAGGCCCTTGACCGTGTCGACTGCAACCAATACTCCCCCACCAAG GGACGCCCGCGTCTGAAGAAAGCTATCGCCGATGCCTACTCGCCTTCCTTTGGCCGGGCTCTCAACCCGGACACCGAGGTTACCATCACCACGGGTGCAAATGAAG GTATGCTGAGTGCCTTCATGGGATTCATCGAGCCCGGCGACGAGGTGATCATCTTCGAGCCCTTCTTCGACCA GTACATTAGCAACATCGAGATGCCCGGTGGAAAGATCCGCTAcgttcctcttcaccctcccaAGGATGGCGCGACGAGGACTTCCCCCGCCTCCGAGTGGACGATAGACtttgaggagttggagaacaCCATCAACGACAAGACGAAGATGATT GTCCTGAACTCTCC TCACAACCCCGTTGGCAAGGTCTTCTCGCGCGCTGAGCTGGAGCGCATCGGAGAGATTTGCGTGAAGCACAACCTGATCATCCTTTCCGACGAAGTCTACGACCGCCTCTACTACGTTCCTTTCACCAGAATCGCTACCCTGTCTCCCGAGCTCTACGAGCGCACTCTCACCGTCGGCTCTGCAGGCAAGGCCTTTTACGCCACTGGCTGGCGAGTAGGATACCTCATCGGCCCCGAGCACTTGATCAAGTACGTGGCCGGCGCGCACACCCGCATCTGCTACAGCAGTGTGTCTCCCCTCCAGGAGGCTGCCGCCGTTGCCTTCGAGCAGGCGGACAAGGTCGGTTTCTGGGACGAGAGCCGGgctgagatgaagaagaagatggagcgTTTCTGCGAAGTCTTTGACGAACTCAAGATCCCC TACTCGGACCCCGAGGGAGGCTACTTCGTTCTTGCCAATATGTCTTCCGTGAAGCTTCCTGAGGACTACCCATTCCCTCCTCACGTCGCCAGCCGTCCTCGTGACTTCAAGCTGTGCTGGTTCCTGATCCACGAAGTCGGTGTGGCAGCCATCCCTCCCACCGAGTTCTACACCGACGCCAATGCGCACATCGCCGAGGACTATCTCCGCTTCGCTGTCTGCAAGAACGACGACGTGTTGGAGACGGCCAAGGAGAGGCTGCGCGGTCTGAAGAAGTATATCGCATGA
- the admB gene encoding ADAM family of metalloprotease ADM-B (COG:O;~EggNog:ENOG410PHCT;~InterPro:IPR041645,IPR034028,IPR001762,IPR024079, IPR001590,IPR006586,IPR036436;~MEROPS:MER0182135;~PFAM:PF13688,PF13574,PF13582,PF13583,PF00200, PF17771;~SECRETED:SignalP(1-24);~TransMembrane:1 (n8-19c24/25o700-721i);~go_function: GO:0004222 - metalloendopeptidase activity [Evidence IEA];~go_function: GO:0008237 - metallopeptidase activity [Evidence IEA];~go_process: GO:0006508 - proteolysis [Evidence IEA]) has translation MRFLTYSLPFIASAISLFGASVQARSQAPSAIRHVSTLDQPTIKTPSQRVDHLDHFDITFDIHDTHQRIKLELEPNHDILAEDASVQYLDADGNVRRHEPIARHEHKVFKGRSLLGRGKGMWDPVGWARIYLKQDGSEPLFEGVFSVDGDNHHVQLKSAYMEKKRPVDVDLPDSAKDYMIFYRDSDMVRLHTELKRSSLGSTSCQADQLGFNTNPNHPVLQPYVQAETDAWGAMSLNSLFGLNKRQSDIGSVSGNAGGVNLASTIGDTSGCPSTKQVALIGVATDCSFTGSFNNETAAKEWVISTVNSASNVYEKSFNITIGLRNLTITDSSCPDNPPAATAWNMPCSSGNLTSRLDLFSKWRGEQSDDNAYWTLMSDCATGNEVGLSWLGQLCNSDASSDGSSTVSGTNVVVRSSGSDWQIFAHESGHTFGAVHDCDSQTCAQDLEASSQCCPLTSSTCDANAKYIMNPTTGTDITSFSQCTIGNICAALGRNSVKSSCLSANRDVTTYTGSQCGNGIVESGEDCDCGGEDGCGDNNCCDAKTCKFKSGAVCDDSNDSCCSSCQFSSAGTVCRASRGDCDVAETCSGNSSTCPTDSFKKDGTSCGSSGSGLACASGQCTSRDYQCRSVMGSLLHSNDTYACSSFSSSCELVCTSPKIGTCYSVNQNFLDGTPCGSGGYCSNGDCKGQNVESWIKNHKGIVIGVACAVGALILLALMTCIVNRCRQARAPKPVPRPVPYGPWPGARPPPPPPMNQWPARGYQGLGNEPPPPYPGVAGQPQYMSPQGRYA, from the exons ATGCGGTTTCTTACTTATTCCCTGCCCTTCATTGCAAGTGCTATATCACTCTTTGGGGCCAGTGTGCAAG CTCGATCACAAGCTCCAAGTGCCATCCGTCATGTGTCGACGCTTGACCAGCCCACCATCAAGACGCCCTCGCAGCGGGTCGATCACCTTGACCACTTTGACATCACTTTCGATATCCATGACACGCACCAGCGGATCAAGCTGGAGCTAGAACCCAACCACGACATCCTGGCAGAAGACGCATCCGTACAGTACCTCGACGCCGACGGGAACGTGCGACGCCACGAGCCCATTGCCCGACATGAGCACAAGGTCTTCAAGGGGAGGAGTCTACTCGGGCGAGGAAAAGGCATGTGGGATCCGGTCGGATGGGCGCGGATCTACTTGAAGCAGGATGGTTCGGAGCCACTGTTTGAGGGAGTCTTCAGTGTCGACGGCGACAACCATCACGTTCAGCTGAAATCGGCATACATGGAGAAGAAACGCCCCGTGGATGTCGACCTTCCTGACTCAGCGAAGGATTATATGATCTTCTACCGGGATTCGGATATGGTGCGTCTACATACGGAATTGAAGCGGTCGTCGCTCGGATCAACCTCGTGTCAAGCCGATCAGCTCGGcttcaacaccaaccccaaccacccTGTGCTACAACCGTACGTCCAGGCGGAAACGGATGCGTGGGGAGCGATGTCGTTGAACTCTTTGTTTGGACTCAACAAGCGCCAGTCTGATATCGGAAGTGTGTCCGGTAATGCTGGTGGTGTCAATCTGGCATCGACCATCGGCGATACTTCGGGCTGTCCGAGCACGAAACAGGTGGCTCTGATTGGCGTTGCAACGGACTGCTCCTTTACCGGCTCATTTAACAACGAGACGGCCGCCAAGGAATGGGTCATCAGTACCGTCAACAGCGCGTCCAATGTCTACGAAAAGTCCTTTAACATTACGATTGGGCTGCGGAATTTGACTATTACCGACAGCTCATGCCCTGACAACCCGCCCGCGGCCACGGCATGGAACATGCCCTGCTCCAGCGGAAATCTCACCTCCCGACTGGATCTGTTCTCCAAGTGGCGCGGTGAGCAATCGGACGACAATGCTTATTGGACTTTGATGAGCGATTGCGCAACGGGCAATGAGGTCGGATTGTCCTGGCTGGGCCAACTCTGTAATAGCGATGCTTCTTCGGATGGCTCCAGTACGGTCAGTGGAACTAACGTTGTCGTTCGGTCTTCCGGCTCGGATTGGCAAATCTTTGCTCATGAATCTGGCCACACCTTCGGCGCCGTCCACGACTGCGACTCTCAGACCTGTGCGCAGGATCTTGAAGCCTCGTCTCAATGCTGTCCGTTGACCTCAAGCACCTGCGATGCCAACGCAAAATACATTATGAACCCCACAACTGGCACAGACATCACCTCGTTTTCGCAATGCACTATCGGAAATATTTGCGCAGCCCTGGGCCGCAACAGCGTCAAGTCCAGTTGTCTCTCCGCCAACCGCGACGTCACCACCTACACTGGCAGCCAGTGCGGCAACGGAATTGTCGAGTCCGGCGAAGATTGTGACTGTGGCGGGGAAGATGGTTGCGGCGACAACAACTGCTGCGACGCGAAGACATGCAAATTCAAGTCGGGAGCTGTGTGTGATGACTCCAACGACAGCTGCTGTTCAAGCTGCCAATTCTCCTCAGCCGGGACAGTATGTCGCGCCAGTCGCGGCGACTGCGACGTTGCAGAGACTTGCAGCGGCAACTCTAGCACTTGTCCCACCGACTCGTTCAAGAAGGACGGCACCAGCTGCGGCAGCAGTGGCTCGGGACTCGCCTGCGCCAGTGGCCAATGCACCAGCCGAGACTACCAGTGCCGCAGCGTGATGGGCAGTCTCCTCCACAGCAATGACACCTACGCATGTTCCTCCTTCAGTTCCTCCTGTGAACTGGTCTGCACCTCCCCGAAGATCGGCACGTGCTACAGCGTCAACCAAAACTTCCTCGACGGCACACCCTGCGGCAGTGGCGGCTACTGCAGCAACGGCGACTGCAAGGGCCAGAATGTCGAATCTTGGATCAAAAACCACAAGGGCATCGTCATTGGTGTCGCCTGCGCCGTAGGCGCCCTCATCCTTTTAGCCCTGATGACCTGCATCGTGAACCGCTGTCGTCAAGCCCGCGCCCCCAAACCCGTCCCGCGTCCAGTGCCCTACGGACCCTGGCCCGGCGCTAGacctcccccgccgccgcccatgAACCAGTGGCCGGCGCGAGGTTATCAAGGATTAGGGAACGAGCCGCCGCCACCCTATCCAGGTGTAGCTGGCCAGCCGCAATATATGTCTCCCCAGGGGCGGTACGCTTGA
- a CDS encoding uncharacterized protein (COG:S;~EggNog:ENOG410Q2HA;~antiSMASH:Cluster_5.17): MQKDILTSPLEAGEEGEAKGENEDSNTRSDAINLIRARTISRSSTPKVPQEGLAGDNQRAVSIPRIVVMEPPGEARARRNKKKKDKYNKKKKLLLGDSGSETSGSQGSELNSKPIADSNTPSDASSHSKDIEDLSHFGRMSAKGLYSSVVASKEKPTPDNNVSQGCTVDSDKKRTLIESLSKLDIKGKQRIQRVNAVTGNDTSGDINTQRGPQPVDRARRTVITPSYATVLSGKRALLNNPSDSLQATMAAFSKVSDESSPRQDSNCEAHSSNAILSPIPEFSSEATATGNLNSHKPLSQTDPETAGPSSIDNSTSTPVSTASTGWSNTTLQTSPQTTEPSSEPSSSKVASHRHATSLHHAHPLPPTPPSSTHSHSLSTPNEAITNAQGTLSAQKPEGFFWQLDSHGFPCAKAHCEKRCNLWDGATVICPRCGPYSEVRYCSRDHLLEDIKPHWLYCGQMVFQHPCRETSIPRRVRVGPPMIPCVHHYDMPERHRQAVHFNMNFREGDYFIFTDWLDFVTAGLPGDKTAIRCSNRVMYVVKFDDPAEKDRFRRVLAACLFMTIELPDLTDYLYRLIRDKLRLSNAPNHIEPSLRYQFLQEFNVTIQERITGARHACETDWDGRNRRNCHDPVCRSEYRRLLGSIGGRGYSRVIEALESTYWILRAARTTHPTVGDAMKRMKGEGYEEVADEDRRVFRRGDGWDGAGTGDMEIEGFNEGDEM; this comes from the exons ATGCAGAAAGATATACTGACGAGTCCActtgaagcaggagaagaaggggaagcgaAGGGTGAGAACGAAGATAGCAACACGCGATCTGACGCCATAAACCTCATACGTGCGCGGACTATCAGTCGCTCATCTACCCCGAAAGTTCCCCAGGAGGGTCTTGCTGGCGACAACCAACGTGCTGTTTCAATTCCCCGGATTGTGGTGATGGAACCTCCCGGGGAGGCAAGGGCCagaagaaataagaaaaagaaggataagtacaacaagaagaaaaaactCCTGCTAGGTGATTCCGGAAGTGAGACGTCTGGGAGCCAGGGCTCTGAATTGAACAGTAAGCCTATCGCGGATTCGAATACTCCGAGTGATGCTTCGTCTCATTCAAAGGATATAGAGGACCTGTCACACTTTGGTCGTATGTCAGCCAAAGGCTTGTACTCTAGCGTTGTTGCAAGTAAAGAGAAACCCACCCCAGACAACAATGTGTCCCAGGGATGCACAGTGGACAGTGACAAGAAGCGAACTCTGATCGAGTCACTGAGCAAGTTGGACATCAAAGGCAAGCAGCGGATCCAGCGAGTGAACGCAGTCACAGGCAACGATACCTCGGGGGACATAAATACTCAGCGTGGTCCCCAACCAGTGGACAGGGCGAGAAGAACTGTGATCACTCCTTCATATGCCACGGTTCTTTCTGGAAAACGTGCTCTGCTCAATAATCCATCTGACTCCCTCCAGGCAACCATGGCAGCGTTCTCTAAAGTATCAGACGAGTCTTCCCCCAGACAGGATAGCAATTGTGAAGCACACTCCAGCAATGCAATACTGTCTCCTATCCCAGAATTCTCCAGTGAAGCTACAGCAACAGGTAACCTGAACTCCCACAAACCACTCAGTCAAACGGACCCAGAAACCGCAGGTCCCAGCTCAATCGACAATtcaacctccacccccgTGTCCACAGCATCCACTGGCTGGAGCAACACAACGCTGCAAACAAGCCCCCAGACAACCGAGCCATCTTCTGAGCCCTCCTCGTCCAAAGTAGCCAGTCATCGCCACGCCACTAGTCTTCACCAcgcccaccccctcccacccacacccccaaGCAGCACCCATTCCCACTCCCTCTCGACCCCCAACGAGGCCATCACCAATGCCCAGGGCACCCTCTCCGCCCAGAAACCCGAAGGCTTCTTCTGGCAGCTCGACAGCCACGGCTTCCCGTGTGCCAAAGCCCATTGCGAAAAACGCTGCAACCTCTGGGACGGAGCAACAGTGATCTGTCCGCGATGCGGGCCCTACTCCGAAGTACGCTACTGCAGTAGAGACCACCTACTCGAGGACATCAAGCCTCACTGGCTCTACTGCGGTCAGATGGTATTTCAACACCCATGTCGCGAGACCTCAATTCCCCGCCGAGTGCGCGTCGGTCCCCCAATGATCCCCTGCGTGCATCACTACGACATGCCAGAGCGTCATCGCCAAGCAGTCCACTTCAACATGAACTTCAGAGAAGGCGACTACTTCATTTTCACGGACTGGCTCGATTTCGTGACCGCCGGACTACCAGGTGATAAGACCGCAATCCGTTGCTCTAATAGAGTTATGTACGTGGTGAAGTTCGATGACCCCGCAGAGAAAGATCGTTTCCGTCGTGTTCTCGCGGCTTGTCTGTTCA TGACTATCGAACTCCCCGACCTAACAGATTACCTCTACCGTCTCATCCGGGACAAACTGCGTCTCTCCAATGCCCCAAATCACATTGAACCCTCCCTGCGCTACCAATTCTTGCAAGAGTTCAACGTCACCATCCAGGAACGCATCACCGGCGCCCGCCATGCGTGCGAAACCGACTGGGATGGACGAAACCGCCGCAATTGCCACGATCCAGTGTGTCGGAGTGAGTATCGTCGGTTGCTGGGATCCATTGGTGGCAGAGGGTATAGTCGGGTGATTGAGGCGTTGGAGTCCACGTATTGGATTCTGAGGGCCGCCAGGACGACGCACCCGACTGTTGGGGATGCGATGAAGCGtatgaagggggaggggtatgaggaggtggcggaCGAGGATAGGCGGGTTTTTAGGAGAGGggatgggtgggatggggcGGGTACGGGAGACATGGAAATCGAGGGGTTTAATGAGGGGGATGAGATGTGA
- a CDS encoding ssDNA-dependent ATPase MGS1 (BUSCO:EOG09261W2O;~COG:L;~EggNog:ENOG410PFT5;~InterPro:IPR003959,IPR027417,IPR003593,IPR021886, IPR006642,IPR032423,IPR008921;~PFAM:PF16193,PF00004,PF05496,PF12002,PF07726, PF07728;~antiSMASH:Cluster_5.17;~go_function: GO:0003677 - DNA binding [Evidence IEA];~go_function: GO:0005524 - ATP binding [Evidence IEA];~go_function: GO:0016887 - ATPase activity [Evidence IEA];~go_process: GO:0006260 - DNA replication [Evidence IEA];~go_process: GO:0006281 - DNA repair [Evidence IEA]) translates to MVSCPICSQSVSSLKINDHIDSDCQNFIEEPSSSGETPATQKAAVPSFFQPASAKKASAQSAQANGQRDQNVTSSPLRNGNGKRATPHDANSSEVYERSGPSQPASEPKKPKVSALQKAAPLPERMRPRTLDDVCGQELVGPNGVLRGLIEQDRVPSMVLWGGPGTGKTTIARVIASMVGSRFVEINSTSTGVAECKKIFSEAKSELSLTGRKTIIFCDEIHRFSKSQQDVFLGPVESGQVTLIGATTENPSFKVQSALLSRCRTFTLSKLTDEDIRSILHRALRLEGPNYSPSELVDEELIDYLAKFADGDARTSLNLLELAMDLSKRPGINKDEIKRSLTKTLVYDRAGDQHYDTISAFHKSIRGSDPDAALYYLARMIQSGEDPLYIARRLIVVASEDIGLADNSMLTLAISTHSAVEKIGLPEARINLAHATVAMALSKKSTRSYRALNNAFAALAEPGVAGLPVPIHLRNAPTRLMKELGYGKEYKYNPNYVDGEVVQDYLPEQILGRKFLEDHDLGHQVDPDLMR, encoded by the coding sequence ATGGTGTCTTGTCCCATTTGCAGCCAATCCGTCTCCTCCCTGAAGATTAACGACCATATTGACTCCGACTGCCAGAACTTTATCGAAGAGCCGTCCAGCTCGGGCGAGACTCCCGCCACCCAGAAAGCTGCGGTtcccagcttcttccagcCAGCCTCTGCGAAGAAAGCTTCGGCTCAGTCAGCTCAGGCAAATGGACAGCGAGATCAAAATGTGACGTCTTCCCCCTTACGCAACGGCAACGGCAAACGGGCGACACCGCACGATGCCAATTCGTCAGAAGTATACGAGAGATCTGGGCCTAGCCAACCGGCGAGTGAGCCAAAGAAACCCAAGGTTAGCGCCTTGCAAAAGGCTGCACCGTTACCGGAACGCATGCGTCCCCGGACTCTTGACGATGTCTGTGGGCAGGAGCTTGTAGGGCCAAACGGGGTGCTTCGGGGGCTGATCGAGCAAGATCGGGTTCCCAGCATGGTCCTTTGGGGTGGTCCAGGAACAGGGAAAACAACCATTGCTCGCGTGATTGCTTCGATGGTTGGTAGTCGCTTTGTCGAGATCAACAGCACCAGTACCGGGGTTGCCGAATGcaagaagatcttctccgAAGCGAAAAGTGAGCTCAGCCTGACGGGACGAaaaaccatcatcttctgtgACGAGATTCATCGATTCTCCAAGTCCCAGCAAGACGTTTTTCTGGGGCCCGTAGAAAGTGGGCAGGTTACCCTCATTGGTGCCACCACAGAGAACCCCTCCTTCAAGGTGCAGAGCGCTCTGCTGTCCCGGTGTCGGACATTTACTCTGTCTAAACTTACAGACGAAGATATCAGATCGATCCTTCATCGGGCACTACGCCTGGAAGGACCGAACTATTCGCCTTCGGAACTGGTCGATgaggaattgattgattacttGGCCAAGTTCGCCGATGGGGACGCGCGGACGTCCCTCAATCTTCTGGAGCTCGCTATGGATCTGTCGAAGCGGCCTGGAATAAACAAGGATGAAATCAAGCGATCACTGACGAAAACTCTTGTTTATGACCGGGCTGGGGATCAACACTACGATACCATTTCCGCCTTTCACAAGTCTATCCGTGGGAGCGATCCGGATGCGGCGCTATACTATCTTGCCCGCATGATCCAGTCCGGGGAAGACCCGCTCTATATCGCTCGACGTCTCATCGTCGTTGCGTCGGAAGACATTGGGCTTGCTGACAACAGCATGCTCACGCTAGCCATCTCGACCCACTCGGCCGTGGAAAAGATCGGCCTACCGGAGGCACGGATCAATCTGGCACATGCGACGGTTGCCATGGCACTCTCAAAGAAGAGCACGCGGTCGTACCGCGCCCTGAACAATGCATTTGCTGCGCTAGCAGAGCCCGGCGTTGCTGGGTTACCGgttcccatccatctgcgCAATGCGCCGACTCGGTTGATGAAGGAGCTCGGATACGGCAAGGAATACAAGTATAATCCTAACTATGTCGATGGGGAGGTTGTCCAGGATTATCTTCCGGAGCAGATTTTGGGACGGAAGTTTTTGGAGGATCACGATCTAGGGCATCAGGTGGACCCAGATCTTATGAGGTAG
- the cdc31 gene encoding putative cell division control protein Cdc31 (COG:D,Z;~EggNog:ENOG410PR43;~InterPro:IPR018247,IPR002048,IPR011992;~PFAM:PF13833,PF13499;~go_function: GO:0005509 - calcium ion binding [Evidence IEA]), with translation MASSQPFGTRSYASGKLPDRSINANALPFSASSFSRHRSLAGAPGAPTAGDFADPKASQQAPGPSQAPPQPPMHSQPQQDTNPLNRLTEEQREEINEAFTLFDLDRDRHLDYHELRVAFRALGFTLPKQELISLLTTYGVPRPQVQQQQQQNAGNPPPPQQQQNRAAATTNPQHPSNLLMPLSAFQAVTALKILERDPRDEILRAFELFDEGGKGYIDLEDLRRVARELGETGLEEEELRAMIEEFDLEGVGGVTREAFVGICWQ, from the exons ATGGCTTCCTCACAACCCTTCGGCACGCGCTCCTACGCCTCCGGAAAACTCCCCGACCGATCCATCAACGCCAACGCCCTCCCCTTCAgcgcctcctccttctcgcgACACCGCAGTCTCGCCGGCGCGCCCGGCGCTCCCACGGCCGGCGACTTCGCCGACCCCAAAGCCAGCCAACAGGCACCAGGTCCATCGCAAGCACCACCGCAACCACCCATGCAttcacaaccccaacaaGACACGAATCCCTTGAATCGATTGACAGAGGAGCAACGCGAAGAGATCAACGAAGCT tTCACCCTCTTCGACCTCGACCGCGACCGCCACCTCGACTACCACGAACTCCGCGTCGCCTTCCGTGCACTAGGcttcaccctccccaaacaaGAGCTCATCTCCCTCCTAACCACCTACGGCGTCCCGCGTCCCCAagtccaacaacaacagcaacagaacGCCGGCaaccctcccccaccccagcaacaacagaaCCGCGCGGCAGCAACTACGAACCCCCAACACCCGAGTAATCTGCTCATGCCACTATCGGCCTTTCAGGCCGTCACGGCGCTGAAGATACTGGAGCGGGATCCGCGCGACGAGATCCTGCGCGCGTTCGAACTGTTCGACGAAGGCGGGAAGGGATACATTGATCTGGAGGACTTGAGGCGCGTGGCCAGGGAATTGGGTGAGACGGGTctcgaagaggaggagttgagggCTATGATTGAGGAGTTTGATTtggagggtgttgggggtgttACGCGCGAGGCGTTCGTCGGGATTTGTTGGCagtga